TCAGCAAGCAATATCCTGAAGCTTACGCTTGTGCCTTGAAGATTAACGATTACACCCGAAAAATTTATGGACGGGTATTATCAAAGGAAGAAATATTATATCTGACCATTCATATTGAGCGAATAGTCAGAAACGAGCAATCAACCGAATAATACGGGATTGTTACTGTCGTACAGGACAGGCAAAACCTAAACGTTGAATCACAGATAAGTTGATCTTGTCTTGGTTTCAGTGTTTAGGTTTTTTTTTACCCTTTATAAATGCAGCACGAGCTTTTCACTTATTACTTTTCCTAAAAAGGAGCAGATCATCATGGATCAACAGCAATTGTCCAAAGATATATTGAAGCTGGTCGGCGGCGAAGAAAATATCGATCAAGTAACGCATTGTATGACCCGTCTTCGCTTTAACCTGAATGACAATGATAAGGCAGATAAGAAAACCCTTCAAAACACACCGGGTGTTATGGGTGTCATGATCAACGGAGGCCAGTTCCAGGTCATTATCGGTAACGAAGTGCCTAAAGTATACAATGCATTGGTAGGTAACATGAGTAAATCACCGGATGCGGGTACTAGCAGCGGAACTACGGTAACTAAAGAGAAGAAAAATCCGCTAAGTGCGCTGTTCGATTTTATCTCAGGCGTATTTACTCCGATCCTTCCTGCTATTACTGGCGCTGGTATGATCAAAGGGATCGTTGCTCTCCTTGTTACCTTTGGCTGGATGTCAGAGACGAGTTCGGCTTATCAGATTCTGTCGGCAATCGGAGACGGAGCGTTCTACTTCCTACCTATTATCTTGGCGATTAGTACAGCTCGCAAACTGGGAAGCAACATGTACATTGGTGCCGCAATTGGTGGTGCCATACTTCATCCAACTTTAACTGCATTACTTGCATCAGGTGAAAGTGTCACGTTTGCTGGACTTCCTGTAATCGCTGCCACTTATGCATCATCGGTTATTCCGATTCTGATTGCAGTATGGCTCGCTTCTTATGTAGAGAAAGCTGTAGATAAGGTTACACATGCATCACTTAAGCTGATTGTTGTTCCTACGGTTACTATACTTGTCATTGTACCTTTAACACTCATTGCAGTTGGACCACTTGGTGTTATTATTGGTGACAGCTTAACGGGCGCATTCTCTTGGTTGTTTGATAACGCAGGTCTTTTTGCAGGACTTATTGTGGGCGGAACCTTCTCGCTCTTGATTATTACAGGTATGCACTATGCACTAGTACCAATTATGATTGGATCTGTTGCCGCTCTGGGATATGATTACCTCATTCCAATGATGATGGTAGCCAACTTTGCACAAGCAGGTAGTGCACTTGGTGTTGCTCTTAAAACGAAAAATAAACAAACGAAATCCCTTGCGTTCTCTACAAGTATTACAGGATTTATGGGAATTACAGAGCCTGCAATGTACGGGGTTAACATGAAGTATAA
This sequence is a window from Paenibacillus urinalis. Protein-coding genes within it:
- a CDS encoding beta-glucoside-specific PTS transporter subunit IIABC; this translates as MDQQQLSKDILKLVGGEENIDQVTHCMTRLRFNLNDNDKADKKTLQNTPGVMGVMINGGQFQVIIGNEVPKVYNALVGNMSKSPDAGTSSGTTVTKEKKNPLSALFDFISGVFTPILPAITGAGMIKGIVALLVTFGWMSETSSAYQILSAIGDGAFYFLPIILAISTARKLGSNMYIGAAIGGAILHPTLTALLASGESVTFAGLPVIAATYASSVIPILIAVWLASYVEKAVDKVTHASLKLIVVPTVTILVIVPLTLIAVGPLGVIIGDSLTGAFSWLFDNAGLFAGLIVGGTFSLLIITGMHYALVPIMIGSVAALGYDYLIPMMMVANFAQAGSALGVALKTKNKQTKSLAFSTSITGFMGITEPAMYGVNMKYKKPFIAALLGAGIGGAFMSYFNTKAYVIGGLAGLPGIPMVIGDTFIYAIMGLVIGTAAAAILTYILGFEEAVPAQAPVAAQTESNASQSAVTAQAAPTNETSTAPSTTTVEEEAKVEDQEVYSPITGEVKPLSAVNDPAFSEEIMGQGFAIQPSEGRVVSPINGTVFSLSKSGHAIGLVSDSGAEMLIHIGIDTVKLKGQFFSPKVQAGARVSVGDLLMEFDREEIEKAGYETITPVIVTNMHQYGAIQSAGKTNVRETELIYTAKAL